The following coding sequences are from one Methanosarcina sp. WWM596 window:
- the tnpA gene encoding IS200/IS605 family transposase — MVNTKYETRNYSKFLLMYHVIFVCKYRKVILEPISEELKQIMIDISKESNFEILEMETDKDHIHFLIKSEPKVSVLSIVRKLKQEYTNRLWKTQKEYMKKYYWGENTLWSDGYFASTIGNVSKEAAEYYIRNQG; from the coding sequence TTGGTAAATACGAAGTATGAAACACGGAATTATAGCAAATTTTTGTTAATGTATCATGTTATTTTTGTTTGCAAATACCGAAAAGTCATACTTGAACCAATTAGCGAAGAACTCAAACAGATTATGATTGACATTTCAAAAGAGTCTAACTTTGAAATCCTTGAAATGGAAACTGACAAAGACCATATTCATTTCTTGATCAAGAGTGAGCCGAAAGTTAGCGTTTTGTCAATTGTCAGAAAATTGAAACAAGAATATACTAACAGGTTATGGAAAACTCAAAAAGAATATATGAAAAAGTATTATTGGGGTGAGAATACGTTATGGAGTGATGGTTATTTTGCGTCTACTATCGGAAATGTGAGTAAAGAGGCGGCAGAATATTACATACGGAATCAGGGTTGA
- a CDS encoding S-layer protein domain-containing protein, with the protein MNKYAAVSLVALVVLIAGAAGTAGAAYNASNGTTTCNVVGTNYKCNSWSNEQYPVIDLFGEERVPLFSEDDDIRDPHVNKLASLVINSNETNALKPGENVDLGNGYALEVREIDIDGENVWLELTRGGQHVANKTVSIDTDENQTWTVALDNVRGENNVVVMKVHVKQLFVGTEISIVQIDGIWLIDYANSRTLNIGDKFGEFTLEQTLSGVDESNLRGLVFKNVSVADDVSVADFSASPYPEKGLVKFTDKSTVSPASWYWNFWRSITMKNK; encoded by the coding sequence ATGAATAAATATGCAGCAGTTTCACTGGTTGCTCTTGTTGTCTTGATTGCAGGTGCAGCAGGAACTGCAGGTGCAGCATATAATGCTAGCAATGGAACCACTACTTGTAATGTTGTCGGAACCAATTATAAATGCAATAGCTGGTCCAATGAACAGTATCCAGTAATCGATTTATTTGGAGAAGAACGTGTCCCGCTGTTCTCCGAAGATGATGATATCCGGGACCCTCACGTGAATAAGCTTGCTAGTTTGGTTATTAACAGCAATGAAACGAATGCTCTCAAACCCGGTGAAAATGTCGACCTTGGCAATGGTTACGCTCTCGAGGTCAGGGAGATCGATATTGATGGTGAAAATGTCTGGCTTGAACTCACCAGGGGCGGACAACATGTTGCAAATAAAACGGTCTCAATCGATACTGATGAAAACCAGACATGGACTGTTGCCCTTGACAATGTTCGGGGTGAAAACAATGTTGTTGTCATGAAAGTCCATGTCAAACAGTTATTCGTGGGTACAGAAATCAGCATCGTCCAGATTGACGGGATCTGGCTTATTGACTATGCAAATTCCAGAACCCTCAATATCGGAGATAAATTCGGAGAGTTTACACTTGAACAAACCCTCAGCGGAGTAGACGAATCTAACCTCAGAGGTCTTGTTTTCAAGAATGTTTCCGTTGCTGATGATGTTTCAGTTGCTGATTTCTCTGCATCTCCCTACCCGGAAAAGGGACTGGTTAAGTTCACTGACAAAAGTACAGTATCGCCCGCTTCATGGTACTGGAATTTTTGGAGATCCATCACTATGAAAAACAAATGA
- a CDS encoding transcriptional regulator, translated as MERIEDLVPVPVLSLPDEVSLLARTLSRTLPMQILKQLQKKQMSASELASELGIRLNTLTYNLEVLEKVGLIKVRQVKWSCKGREVKIYAPEEQPILLVPRANRDSDPFVLDSLEKTLENCRANLFGQALNLPEQNQSNGSEKNDERVSSDKKHNDSGALPAHTRYAVLFPVKETHDQN; from the coding sequence TTGGAGAGAATTGAAGATTTAGTCCCAGTGCCTGTCCTGTCGCTGCCGGATGAGGTGTCTCTGCTTGCAAGGACTCTTTCAAGAACCCTTCCTATGCAAATCCTTAAACAGCTTCAGAAAAAACAGATGTCTGCAAGCGAACTTGCATCAGAGCTTGGGATCCGCCTGAATACACTGACATACAATCTTGAAGTGCTGGAAAAGGTTGGCCTGATAAAGGTCAGGCAGGTGAAATGGAGCTGTAAAGGCCGCGAAGTTAAAATCTATGCCCCTGAGGAACAGCCGATTTTGCTGGTTCCCCGGGCAAACAGAGATAGCGACCCTTTTGTCCTGGATAGTCTGGAAAAAACTCTGGAAAACTGCCGGGCAAATCTTTTCGGGCAGGCACTTAACCTTCCTGAGCAGAATCAATCGAACGGCTCAGAAAAAAATGATGAGCGCGTATCCTCCGACAAAAAGCATAATGATTCGGGAGCTCTCCCGGCCCATACCCGCTATGCTGTACTTTTTCCTGTTAAGGAGACCCATGACCAGAATTGA
- a CDS encoding acetate--CoA ligase family protein yields the protein MKQVDLSRPESGSGKVLAAEILEAARVAERRTLGLESFGILKAYGIPAVKTVFAKTEEEAINAAENIGYPLVMKVASPQISHKSDVGGIRLSLQNGDEVRAAYREMMEKIPKKRPDASLEGVQLQQMLSGGIEVIIGMIRDPTFGPMLMFGLGGVYVEILKDVRFVIAPVDEEEARGMVTGIKTYPALAGFRGAKPSDIDALVDAILKVSRLVCDFPEIEEFEINPMMVLEEEKGAFAVDMRLTLKKN from the coding sequence ATGAAGCAGGTAGACCTCTCCCGTCCTGAATCCGGTTCAGGCAAAGTTTTAGCAGCTGAAATTCTCGAAGCTGCACGAGTCGCTGAGCGGCGCACACTGGGTCTTGAATCCTTCGGCATTCTGAAGGCTTATGGCATTCCTGCAGTGAAAACTGTCTTTGCAAAGACTGAAGAGGAAGCCATAAATGCAGCAGAAAATATAGGTTATCCCCTTGTGATGAAGGTCGCCTCTCCGCAGATTTCCCACAAATCGGATGTTGGAGGGATAAGGCTCTCCCTGCAAAACGGGGATGAAGTGAGAGCTGCCTACCGGGAAATGATGGAAAAGATCCCGAAGAAAAGGCCGGATGCGTCCCTTGAAGGTGTCCAGCTGCAACAAATGCTCTCAGGGGGAATAGAAGTAATTATCGGGATGATCCGCGATCCGACCTTTGGGCCCATGTTGATGTTCGGGCTTGGGGGAGTTTATGTAGAGATCCTCAAGGACGTACGGTTTGTCATTGCCCCTGTGGACGAAGAAGAAGCAAGGGGTATGGTCACAGGGATCAAAACCTACCCGGCCCTTGCCGGATTTAGGGGTGCAAAACCTTCTGATATTGATGCACTTGTGGATGCCATATTGAAAGTTTCAAGGCTTGTCTGTGATTTTCCGGAGATTGAGGAATTTGAAATTAATCCCATGATGGTTCTGGAAGAGGAAAAGGGAGCTTTTGCAGTGGACATGAGGCTAACATTGAAGAAAAATTGA
- a CDS encoding HEAT repeat domain-containing protein has protein sequence MSMIKQCDLFGCKHAKIFLLLLLFSGVCAGCLSQDPLETRMDKLVRSLGNEDRNVSYASAYALIDIGEPSVNSLIKALEDDNPQVRSLAAYSLGRIGEPRASKPLIEALEDPEPEVRMNSAEALGELKASEAADPLIELLDDDNDEVRSKAVFALGAIGDPKAALPLIGLFDDRELGRSVAVAVGNLGDEEAVEKLIELLDSRNPDIRINSIRALGQIQNPAAVPYLVEMLDDKVPEVREEAASALGYFKEPEEITWTEQPLIDSLGDDEFEVQKAAAYSLGDIGSKEAIPFIEAFLQTEDPALHSVAVHALGRYNDSDATAALIDALDDESRHIRLVIVHFLSETGDPQAVDPFISLLGDERHEIRQSAAWGLGGLGDRRAVGPLLKALETERESDVRNAEVRALGELGGPEAIEGLRLISVDMEEYRNVRTAAEEALAKIDGGGEENSSSTS, from the coding sequence ATGAGCATGATTAAGCAATGCGACCTTTTTGGCTGCAAGCATGCAAAAATTTTTCTTCTTTTGCTTTTGTTCTCTGGAGTCTGTGCGGGCTGTCTTAGCCAGGACCCTCTAGAGACCAGGATGGATAAACTGGTCCGGAGCCTCGGGAATGAAGACCGGAATGTAAGTTATGCTTCAGCTTATGCACTTATCGATATAGGGGAACCTTCTGTCAATTCTCTTATAAAAGCTTTAGAAGACGATAACCCGCAGGTACGCAGCCTTGCCGCCTATTCCCTTGGAAGAATTGGAGAACCGAGAGCATCAAAACCTCTTATCGAGGCTCTTGAAGACCCTGAACCGGAAGTCCGTATGAATTCGGCTGAGGCTCTTGGAGAGCTGAAAGCTTCGGAAGCTGCAGACCCGCTTATTGAGCTCCTTGATGATGATAATGATGAGGTGCGCAGCAAAGCCGTATTTGCTCTGGGAGCCATAGGGGACCCGAAAGCTGCTCTTCCTCTCATAGGGCTGTTTGATGATAGGGAACTCGGGAGGTCTGTAGCTGTTGCTGTGGGAAACCTGGGGGACGAAGAGGCAGTTGAAAAACTTATCGAGTTGCTTGACAGCCGGAACCCGGATATCCGTATTAACAGTATTCGTGCCCTTGGGCAGATCCAGAACCCTGCTGCTGTTCCCTACCTGGTTGAAATGCTGGACGATAAAGTCCCGGAGGTTCGAGAGGAAGCTGCCAGTGCTCTGGGTTACTTTAAAGAACCTGAAGAAATTACCTGGACAGAACAGCCTCTTATCGATTCGCTTGGAGATGACGAGTTCGAGGTGCAGAAAGCCGCTGCCTACTCCCTTGGAGATATTGGAAGTAAAGAAGCCATACCCTTTATTGAGGCATTCCTTCAGACTGAAGATCCGGCTCTCCACAGTGTTGCTGTCCATGCCCTGGGGAGATATAATGATTCTGATGCCACAGCCGCCCTGATCGATGCCCTTGATGATGAGAGCCGGCATATAAGATTGGTAATTGTTCATTTTCTTTCCGAGACTGGAGATCCTCAAGCAGTTGATCCTTTTATTTCTTTACTTGGAGATGAACGTCATGAAATAAGGCAAAGTGCGGCATGGGGGCTTGGAGGACTTGGAGATCGGAGAGCCGTTGGACCTCTCCTCAAAGCTCTGGAAACCGAAAGGGAAAGTGATGTCCGGAATGCGGAAGTCCGGGCTCTCGGAGAGCTTGGTGGTCCCGAAGCTATCGAAGGTTTGCGCCTAATCAGCGTGGATATGGAAGAATATCGGAATGTCAGGACTGCTGCGGAGGAAGCACTCGCAAAAATTGATGGAGGAGGGGAGGAGAATTCCTCCTCAACTTCCTGA
- a CDS encoding MarR family transcriptional regulator — translation MLAVGVLLLSSIVAIDLLLEDTPVVIQLEGDTFKVVDIPYVYTVKEAYILLFSGFMGGLALAQVLRSSGFQEPVFSISSPSAQAKFLNFTAENPQERNQERKFEVSSDSVGNFRGEGFQLNGATIDPTAVLLRVLEGDERKAVELIAAKDGKILQNELVNSLDFSKAKVSRVLMNLEKRGIITKKKYGLTNCISIADDLKDNTGMKDKGMEGE, via the coding sequence GTGCTGGCTGTGGGTGTCCTGCTCCTGTCAAGCATTGTCGCCATTGATCTTCTGCTTGAAGACACACCTGTGGTGATCCAGCTTGAGGGAGACACTTTCAAGGTTGTGGATATTCCGTATGTGTATACAGTAAAAGAAGCGTATATCCTTCTTTTCTCCGGGTTTATGGGTGGGCTGGCTCTGGCTCAGGTTTTGCGGTCTTCAGGGTTTCAAGAACCTGTTTTTTCCATTTCTAGTCCTTCAGCCCAGGCAAAATTTCTCAATTTTACAGCCGAAAACCCCCAGGAGAGGAATCAGGAGAGGAAATTTGAAGTCTCATCTGATTCTGTTGGGAATTTTCGGGGTGAAGGGTTCCAGCTTAATGGGGCCACTATTGACCCTACGGCTGTTCTTTTGCGGGTTCTTGAAGGGGATGAAAGAAAGGCTGTTGAATTGATTGCAGCAAAAGATGGGAAAATTCTCCAGAATGAACTCGTGAATTCCCTTGATTTTTCAAAAGCCAAGGTCTCCAGGGTTCTTATGAATCTGGAAAAGAGGGGCATAATAACAAAGAAAAAGTACGGGCTTACCAACTGTATTTCGATAGCTGATGACCTTAAGGATAATACCGGAATGAAGGATAAAGGGATGGAGGGGGAGTAA